In Gemmatimonadetes bacterium T265, one DNA window encodes the following:
- a CDS encoding hypothetical protein (frameshifted, deletion at around 673601): MTTAHDADVIVVGAGLAGLVAAAEAADAGRRVIVVEQEGEQNLGAQAWWSLGGLFLVDSPEQRRMRIRDSRELALQDWMRTAGFDRDEDCWPRRWAEAYVDFAAGEKRAWLHAQGVRFFPVVGWAERGGYGAVGHGNSVPRFHVTWGTGPGVVEPFARRVREAAARGRVAFNFRHRVDALTATGGVVDGVRGAVLGATDVARRVRARSSASSRCARRRSSSPRAGSAATTTSCGATGRRGSGRRPRAWWPASPRTSTGG, from the coding sequence ATGACGACGGCGCACGACGCCGACGTGATCGTCGTCGGCGCGGGGCTCGCGGGACTCGTCGCCGCGGCGGAGGCGGCCGACGCGGGGCGCCGCGTGATCGTCGTCGAGCAGGAGGGCGAACAGAACCTCGGCGCGCAGGCCTGGTGGTCGCTCGGCGGCCTCTTCCTCGTCGATTCGCCCGAGCAGCGCCGGATGCGCATCCGCGACTCGCGCGAGCTGGCGTTGCAGGACTGGATGCGCACCGCGGGCTTCGACCGCGACGAGGACTGCTGGCCGCGGCGGTGGGCGGAGGCGTACGTCGACTTCGCGGCCGGCGAGAAGCGGGCGTGGCTGCACGCGCAGGGCGTGCGCTTCTTTCCGGTCGTCGGGTGGGCGGAGCGCGGCGGCTACGGCGCGGTCGGGCACGGCAACTCGGTGCCGCGCTTCCACGTCACGTGGGGCACGGGGCCGGGCGTGGTCGAGCCGTTCGCGCGCCGCGTGAGGGAGGCGGCCGCGCGGGGGCGCGTCGCGTTCAACTTCCGCCACCGCGTCGACGCGCTCACCGCGACCGGCGGCGTGGTCGACGGCGTGCGCGGCGCGGTGCTCGGGGCGACCGACGTGGCGCGCCGAGTTCGCGCGCGGTCGTCGGCGAGTTCGCGCTGCGCGCGCAGGCGGTCGTCGTCGCCTCGGGCGGGATCGGCGGCGACCACGACCTCGTGCGGCGCCACTGGCCGGCGCGGCTCGGGACGCCGCCCGCGCGCATGGTGGCCGGCGTCCCCGCGCACGTCGACGGGCGGATGA
- the galM gene encoding aldose 1-epimerase: protein MSARVTTSAYGTAPGGAAVELYTIEAGDTRVSATSYGGHLTEIAFADAAGAAADVALGYDDLAAYVADTAYFGALVGRYANRIAGGRFTLDGETYTLATNNGPNALHGGLVGFSRVVWDAEPFERGEAGGVVLRHASPDGDQGYPGALDVRVTYTVTEDALTIDYRAVSDEATPVNLTQHSYWNLAGHAAGSIAGHELTLAAARFTPVDATLIPTGERRAVGGTPFDFRAPHAIGARIDDDDEQLRIGGGYDHNYVVDRAPEDEPDALAFAARLYEPRSGRVLDVHTTEPGIQFYSGNMIPGGLAGKGGARYGRRSGLALETQHFPDSPNQPSFPSTILRPGRPYTSRTVYRFSSDERG, encoded by the coding sequence ATGTCCGCCCGCGTCACCACGTCCGCGTACGGCACCGCCCCCGGCGGGGCCGCCGTCGAGCTCTACACCATTGAGGCCGGCGACACGCGCGTGTCTGCGACGTCCTACGGCGGACACCTCACCGAGATCGCGTTCGCCGACGCGGCGGGCGCGGCGGCCGACGTCGCGCTCGGCTACGACGACCTCGCGGCGTACGTGGCCGACACCGCGTACTTCGGCGCGCTCGTGGGACGCTACGCCAACCGCATCGCCGGGGGGCGCTTCACGCTCGACGGCGAGACGTACACGCTCGCGACCAACAACGGGCCGAACGCCCTGCACGGCGGACTCGTGGGCTTTAGCCGCGTCGTGTGGGACGCGGAGCCGTTCGAGCGCGGGGAGGCGGGCGGCGTGGTGCTCCGGCACGCCAGCCCCGACGGCGACCAGGGCTACCCGGGCGCGCTCGACGTCCGCGTGACGTACACGGTCACAGAGGACGCGCTCACCATCGACTACCGCGCGGTGAGCGACGAGGCGACGCCGGTCAACCTCACGCAGCACAGCTACTGGAACCTCGCCGGGCACGCCGCCGGGTCGATCGCGGGCCACGAGCTCACGCTCGCCGCGGCGCGCTTCACGCCCGTCGACGCGACGCTGATCCCGACCGGCGAACGGCGCGCGGTCGGCGGCACGCCGTTCGACTTCCGCGCGCCGCACGCGATCGGCGCGCGCATCGACGACGACGACGAGCAGCTGCGGATCGGCGGCGGGTACGACCACAACTACGTGGTCGACCGCGCCCCGGAGGACGAGCCCGATGCGCTGGCGTTCGCGGCGCGCCTGTACGAGCCGCGGAGCGGGCGCGTGCTCGACGTGCACACCACCGAGCCCGGCATCCAGTTCTACTCGGGCAACATGATCCCCGGCGGCCTGGCCGGCAAAGGCGGCGCGCGCTACGGCCGACGCAGCGGGCTCGCGCTCGAGACGCAGCACTTCCCCGACTCGCCCAACCAGCCGTCGTTCCCGTCGACGATCCTGCGCCCGGGGCGGCCGTACACGTCGCGCACGGTCTATCGGTTCTCGAGCGACGAGCGGGGATGA
- a CDS encoding phosphoglycerate mutase translates to MPLRLHFLRHGQTAGSRDNVFCGRGLDIDLTPDGEAMAHAFAEFYRDVPWRAIYASPLRRTLATAAPTAAVTGLQVTPLPGLAEIDYGQWDGRSAEDVDHAFHDDYVRWTADPAWNAPTGGETAIALAQRVLAAVQAIVAAEGGSEDGSHEAEGDVLVVSHKAAIRVALCGLLGVDVGRFRFRFACPTGSVSVVEFGAHGPMADAVADRGHLDRRLRGLKGT, encoded by the coding sequence ATGCCCCTCCGCCTCCACTTCCTCCGCCACGGCCAGACGGCCGGCAGCCGCGACAACGTCTTCTGCGGCCGCGGCCTCGACATCGACCTCACCCCCGACGGCGAGGCGATGGCGCACGCGTTCGCCGAGTTCTACCGGGACGTCCCCTGGCGCGCGATCTACGCGAGCCCGCTCCGCCGCACCCTCGCGACCGCCGCGCCGACCGCCGCCGTCACGGGGCTCCAGGTCACGCCGCTCCCCGGGCTCGCCGAGATCGACTACGGGCAGTGGGACGGCCGCTCGGCGGAGGACGTCGACCACGCCTTCCACGACGACTACGTGCGCTGGACCGCGGACCCGGCGTGGAACGCGCCGACGGGCGGCGAGACGGCGATCGCCCTCGCGCAGCGCGTGCTGGCCGCGGTGCAGGCGATCGTCGCGGCCGAGGGCGGGTCGGAGGACGGCAGCCACGAGGCCGAGGGCGACGTGCTCGTCGTCTCGCACAAGGCGGCGATCCGGGTCGCGCTGTGCGGACTGTTAGGCGTGGACGTCGGGCGGTTCCGGTTCCGGTTCGCGTGCCCGACGGGGTCGGTGAGCGTGGTCGAGTTCGGGGCGCACGGGCCGATGGCCGACGCCGTCGCGGACCGGGGGCATCTGGACCGGCGGCTGCGGGGGTTGAAAGGGACGTAG
- a CDS encoding glycosyl hydrolase, whose protein sequence is MLSTRILPAGLRRASRRRAFAGAAFCRAALASAPLASAPLALAPGAAAAQAPVVEKVDPPDWWAGHTINPVRVLIRGRNLGGARLECGRLACANVRANAAGTYVFADVTIPRGAAPGRYPLTLRTGAGSAPVSFAVSPALAAAGRFQGFGPSDVIYLIMPDRFANGDPSNDDPAASKGMFDRGNAHYYHGGDLAGVRRRLPYLKSLGVTALWINPLYDNTNQLDRKELAAGQPTTPYHGYHAVDYYGLEEHFGTMAEFRALVDDAHRQGIKVILDMVENHTSAYHPWVTDPPTPTWYHGTEARHLANTFQVWTVPDPHAPAAERAETLDGWFVNILPDLNQDDPETARYLIQNTLWWVGQSGMDGIRQDTWPYVPRRFWRDWMGAIKAQYPALAVVGEVSEGDPTIVSFFQGGRAQYDGVDDRVDALFDFPLYYAVRDAFARGRSMRGVAQVLAHDWLYPNPNALVTFSGLHDMGRFMSEPGATADGLRLAFTFLFTARGTPMLYYGDEIGMLGGNDPDNRRDFPGGWAGDARDAFETSGRTAAEQAVWGHVEALLRLRASRPDLARAATVNLFVGEQTYVYRRGRTAVALNNDTTPTEVRLPAALLTGGAAALGPAVVGGCAAPRRDGNAVVVAVPARTGCVF, encoded by the coding sequence ATGCTCTCGACGCGCATCCTCCCCGCCGGGCTCCGGCGTGCCTCCCGTCGCCGCGCGTTCGCCGGGGCGGCGTTCTGCCGCGCGGCGCTCGCGTCGGCGCCACTCGCGTCGGCGCCGCTCGCCCTCGCGCCTGGCGCGGCCGCCGCGCAGGCGCCGGTCGTCGAGAAGGTCGACCCGCCCGACTGGTGGGCGGGCCACACGATCAACCCCGTCCGCGTCCTGATCCGCGGCCGCAACCTCGGCGGCGCGCGCCTGGAGTGCGGGCGGCTCGCGTGCGCCAACGTGCGCGCGAACGCCGCCGGGACGTACGTCTTCGCCGACGTGACGATCCCGCGCGGCGCGGCGCCCGGGCGCTACCCGCTGACCCTGCGCACCGGGGCCGGGTCGGCGCCGGTGTCGTTCGCCGTCTCGCCGGCGCTCGCGGCCGCGGGCCGCTTCCAGGGCTTCGGCCCGTCCGACGTGATCTACCTCATCATGCCGGACCGCTTCGCGAACGGGGACCCGTCCAACGACGACCCCGCGGCGTCGAAGGGGATGTTCGACCGGGGCAACGCCCACTACTACCACGGCGGCGACCTCGCCGGGGTCCGCCGGCGGCTGCCGTACCTCAAGTCGTTAGGCGTCACCGCGCTCTGGATCAACCCGCTCTACGACAACACCAACCAGCTCGACCGCAAGGAGCTCGCCGCGGGCCAGCCGACGACGCCGTACCACGGCTACCACGCGGTCGACTACTACGGGCTCGAAGAGCACTTCGGCACGATGGCGGAGTTCCGCGCGCTCGTCGACGACGCGCACCGCCAGGGGATCAAGGTCATCCTCGACATGGTCGAGAACCACACGAGCGCCTACCACCCGTGGGTGACCGACCCGCCGACGCCGACCTGGTACCACGGCACCGAGGCGCGGCACCTCGCCAACACGTTCCAGGTCTGGACCGTCCCCGACCCGCACGCGCCCGCCGCGGAGCGCGCGGAGACGTTAGACGGCTGGTTCGTGAACATCCTGCCGGACCTCAACCAGGACGACCCGGAGACCGCGCGCTACCTGATCCAGAACACGCTCTGGTGGGTCGGCCAGAGCGGGATGGACGGCATCCGCCAGGACACGTGGCCGTACGTGCCGCGCCGCTTCTGGCGCGACTGGATGGGGGCGATCAAGGCGCAGTACCCCGCGCTCGCGGTCGTCGGCGAGGTGTCGGAAGGCGACCCGACGATCGTCTCGTTCTTCCAGGGCGGGCGCGCGCAGTACGACGGCGTCGACGACCGCGTCGACGCGCTGTTCGACTTCCCGCTGTACTACGCCGTGCGCGACGCGTTCGCGCGCGGGCGGTCGATGCGCGGGGTGGCGCAGGTGCTCGCGCACGACTGGCTGTACCCGAACCCGAACGCGCTCGTCACCTTCTCCGGGCTGCACGACATGGGGCGGTTCATGAGCGAGCCGGGCGCGACGGCGGACGGGCTCCGGCTCGCGTTCACCTTCCTCTTCACCGCGCGCGGCACGCCGATGCTCTACTACGGCGACGAGATCGGGATGTTAGGCGGGAACGACCCCGACAACCGGCGCGACTTCCCCGGCGGCTGGGCGGGCGACGCGCGCGACGCGTTCGAGACGTCGGGGCGGACGGCGGCCGAGCAGGCGGTGTGGGGGCACGTCGAGGCGCTGCTGCGGCTCCGGGCGTCGCGCCCCGACCTGGCGCGGGCCGCGACGGTGAACCTCTTCGTCGGCGAGCAGACGTACGTCTACCGCCGCGGGCGCACGGCGGTCGCGCTCAACAACGACACGACGCCGACGGAGGTGCGGCTGCCGGCCGCGCTGCTCACCGGCGGCGCCGCCGCGCTCGGCCCGGCCGTCGTCGGCGGGTGCGCGGCGCCGCGGCGGGACGGGAACGCGGTCGTGGTGGCGGTGCCGGCGCGGACGGGGTGCGTGTTCTGA
- a CDS encoding GMP synthase, whose translation MARSRTARRHVLVLQQVANEPPGTLLPALAAAGVDARVLHPYAGEPVPRDTDALGGLVLLGGPMAVYEPAAHPFLTDELRLVDRALAGGVPVLGVCLGAQLLAHALGAAVRPSGSVEMGWLPVALTGAGRADPVLGPLADDAGPFVPFHQHGDVFDLPAGARSLARSERTAHQAFVARGEGGMAAYGVLFHPEVDAALVETMCAEFGDGARSAGWDVGAMRREAPARLAALAPAAAGAFARWAALLR comes from the coding sequence ATGGCCCGCTCCCGCACGGCCCGCCGCCACGTCCTCGTCCTCCAGCAGGTCGCCAACGAGCCGCCGGGCACCCTCCTCCCCGCCCTCGCCGCCGCGGGCGTCGACGCGCGCGTGCTGCACCCGTACGCGGGCGAGCCGGTCCCGCGCGACACGGACGCCCTGGGCGGCCTCGTCCTGCTCGGCGGGCCGATGGCGGTGTACGAGCCGGCGGCGCACCCGTTCCTCACGGACGAACTGCGCCTCGTCGACCGCGCCCTCGCCGGCGGCGTGCCCGTGCTCGGCGTCTGCCTCGGCGCGCAGCTACTCGCCCACGCGTTAGGCGCGGCGGTGCGGCCGAGCGGGTCGGTGGAGATGGGGTGGCTGCCCGTGGCGCTGACCGGGGCGGGGCGGGCGGACCCCGTGCTCGGCCCGCTGGCGGATGATGCCGGGCCGTTCGTGCCGTTCCACCAGCACGGCGACGTCTTCGACCTGCCGGCCGGCGCCCGGTCGCTCGCCCGCTCCGAGCGGACCGCGCACCAGGCGTTCGTCGCGCGCGGCGAGGGGGGCATGGCCGCGTACGGCGTGCTCTTCCACCCGGAGGTCGACGCGGCGCTGGTCGAGACGATGTGCGCCGAGTTCGGCGACGGGGCGCGCTCGGCGGGGTGGGACGTCGGGGCGATGCGGCGGGAGGCGCCGGCCCGGCTCGCGGCGCTCGCGCCGGCGGCGGCCGGGGCGTTCGCGCGCTGGGCGGCGCTGCTGCGTTAG
- a CDS encoding hypothetical protein (frameshifted, deletion at around 673607) — protein MVAGVPAHVDGRMIGIAAAAGARVVNADRMWHYVEGLENWAPVWPSHGIRILPGPSSLWLDAEGRRLPVPLFPGFDTLGTLAHLRRTGHDYSWFVLTQSIIRKEFALSGSEQNPDLTGRSWRQVARRAYGDEAPGPVEAFKRRGADFVVRRTLPELVDGMNALARATASDAPQIDPAALEREVVARDRELANPFTKDLQLVALRGARAYLGDRLIRTARPHRLLDPAHGPLIAVRLHVLTRKTLGGLETDLGGRVFGRDGAAISGLYAAGEAAGFGGGGMHGYRALEGTFLGGCLFSGRAAGRAAAAAVA, from the coding sequence ATGGTGGCCGGCGTCCCCGCGCACGTCGACGGGCGGATGATCGGGATCGCCGCGGCGGCCGGGGCGCGCGTCGTGAACGCCGACCGGATGTGGCACTACGTGGAGGGGCTCGAGAATTGGGCCCCCGTCTGGCCCAGCCACGGCATCCGCATCCTCCCCGGGCCGTCGTCACTCTGGCTCGACGCGGAGGGGCGCCGGCTGCCGGTGCCGCTCTTCCCGGGCTTCGACACGCTCGGCACCCTCGCGCACCTGCGGCGTACCGGGCACGACTATTCGTGGTTCGTGCTCACGCAGTCGATCATCCGCAAGGAGTTCGCGCTCTCCGGGTCCGAGCAGAACCCCGACCTCACCGGGCGCTCGTGGCGGCAGGTCGCCCGGCGCGCGTACGGCGACGAGGCGCCCGGCCCGGTCGAGGCGTTCAAGCGGCGCGGGGCGGACTTCGTTGTCCGGCGTACCCTGCCCGAGTTGGTCGACGGGATGAACGCGCTCGCGCGGGCGACGGCGAGCGACGCCCCACAGATCGACCCCGCCGCACTCGAGCGGGAGGTCGTCGCCCGCGACCGCGAGCTGGCGAACCCGTTCACGAAGGACCTCCAACTCGTCGCGCTCCGCGGCGCGCGCGCCTACCTCGGTGACCGGCTGATCCGCACCGCCCGGCCCCACCGGCTGCTCGACCCCGCGCACGGGCCGCTCATCGCGGTCCGGCTCCACGTGCTCACGCGCAAGACGTTAGGCGGACTCGAGACGGACCTCGGAGGCCGGGTGTTCGGACGCGACGGCGCGGCGATTTCCGGGCTGTACGCGGCGGGCGAGGCGGCGGGGTTCGGCGGGGGCGGGATGCACGGCTACCGCGCCCTCGAAGGGACGTTCCTCGGCGGGTGTCTATTCTCGGGACGCGCGGCCGGGCGCGCGGCGGCGGCAGCGGTGGCGTAG